A single window of Coffea eugenioides isolate CCC68of chromosome 7, Ceug_1.0, whole genome shotgun sequence DNA harbors:
- the LOC113778231 gene encoding WAT1-related protein At5g64700-like has product MEGYKLYLAAVSVQVFHSIMHIVSKAAIDDGFKTYILVFYRQAIATVFLAPITIFLEWKSAPPLTVMTFVKMCILSLLGFTLTWNLNNMALRYTSAPLAAAINNTIPVSTFFLAVLFRMENFNLKTVPGISKFAGIALCLGGSATIAFYHGAPYLKLLVHHHLLKIHSPQNTGHAPSSTTWVKGVLLMFLAYILWSSWLVLQGCLSKSYPSTLISINLQNFFGGIFSFIIAIYLERDFDEWKLGWNVRLLSAAYCGIMVNGVGFNLIAWVLRKKGPLFQAIWVPLVLLFTTCFSAVFLGEIISLGSVVGAVLLVMGLHCVLWGKIKEQSKETENCSSTVHLAQISQTAPKDEIQVGSTPKHSLAQNACSYV; this is encoded by the exons ATGGAGGGCTACAAACTTTATTTAGCTGCTGTATCGGTACAAGTATTCCATTCTATCATGCACATAGTTTCCAAGGCTGCAATTGATGATGGTTTCAAGACATATATACTCGTCTTCTACAGACAAGCCATTGCAACAGTCTTCTTAGCTCCCATAACTATCTTTCTTGAGTG GAAAAGTGCACCACCTCTGACGGTAATGACATTTGTCAAGATGTGTATACTTTCTCTCCTTGG GTTCACATTGACCTGGAATCTCAATAATATGGCTCTTAGGTACACATCTGCCCCGTTAGCTGcagcaatcaataatacaatTCCAGTCAGTACTTTCTTCCTCGCAGTTCTATTCAG AATGgaaaatttcaatttgaagaCTGTCCCTGGGATTTCAAAATTTGCCGGAATAGCACTATGCTTAGGAGGATCTGCAACTATTGCCTTCTATCATGGTGCCCCTTATCTGAAACTATTGGTTCATCATCACCTGTTGAAAATTCACAGCCCACAAAATACGGGTCATGCTCCTTCTAGCACCACATGGGTCAAGGGTGTACTTCTAATGTTTCTTGCCTACATATTATGGAGTTCCTGGCTTGTATTGCAG GGCTGCCTATCGAAAAGCTATCCTTCGACACTTATTAGCATAAATCTTCAAAACTTCTTCGGCGGAATTTTCTCGTTTATTATTGCCATCTATTTGGAAAGAGATTTTGATGAATGGAAGCTTGGATGGAATGTTAGACTTCTATCTGCTGCTTACTGT GGAATCATGGTCAATGGTGTTGGATTTAACTTGATAGCTTGGGTTCTTAGGAAGAAAGGGCCCTTATTTCAAGCCATCTGGGTTCCACTTGTGCTGCTATTCACAACTTGTTTTTCAGCTGTCTTTCTCGGGGAGATAATTAGCTTAGGAAG TGTTGTGGGAGCAGTATTGCTGGTTATGGGGTTGCACTGTGTACTATGGGGCAAGATTAAAGAGCAAAGCAAAGAAACGGAGAATTGCTCTTCAACTGTCCACCTCGCACAAATATCACAGACTGCACCAAAGGATGAAATACAAGTGGGGAGCACTCCAAAGCACTCATTAGCTCAAAATGCTTGCTCCTATGTTTGA
- the LOC113777854 gene encoding cytochrome P450 71A1-like, whose translation MESFSPTWAAYALVWVATVVIAHLSKHFHQKKLNLPPGPRQWPIIGNLNLIGTLPHRSLHQLSLTYGPLMHLQFGSFPVVAASSVEMAKVFLKTMDLTFAGRPKTAAGKYTAYDYTNVTWSPYGPYLRQARKIFLTELFSAKRLESYEHIRVEEMNSLLLQLFKSLGKPIVLRDYLSTGNLNLISRMVLGKRYIVESENSIVTPEEFRQMLDEVFLLTGVFNIGDFIPWIDFLDLQGYIKRMKILSKKFDRFLEHILDEHNAQRKDETDCVSKDMVDVLLGLADDPTLEVKLERHGVKALILDLLAGGTETSATTVEWAISELLKNPEIFNKAAEELDRVIGQNRWVNEKDMPNLPYIEAIVKETMRMHPVVPLLVPRCAREDCKVAGYDIQKGTRVIVNVWSIVRDPELWEKPEVFCPDRFMGKDIDFKGQDCKFLPFGAGRRMCPGYSLGLKVIQSSLANLLHGYRWKLPNDMKPEDLDMEEIFGLTAPRKIPLVAIVEPRLPRNLYSL comes from the exons ATGGAAAGCTTTTCTCCCACCTGGGCTGCATATGCACTTGTGTGGGTTGCAACGGTGGTTATTGCCCACCTCTCGAAGCATTTCCATCAGAAAAAACTCAACCTCCCACCAGGTCCAAGGCAATGGCCTATAATTGGAAACTTAAACCTCATTGGCACCCTTCCTCATCGTTCACTCCATCAACTCTCCCTCACATATGGCCCCCTAATGCACCTTCAATTCGGCTCCTTCCCAGTTGTCGCTGCCTCCTCTGTGGAGATGGCCAAAGTTTTCCTCAAAACCATGGACCTCACATTTGCAGGGAGGCCTAAAACTGCAGCCGGAAAATATACCGCTTATGATTACACCAACGTGACTTGGTCCCCTTACGGACCATACTTGCGCCAGGCACGTAAGATTTTCCTTACGGAATTATTCAGTGCAAAAAGACTAGAATCATATGAACATATTCGGGTGGAAGAAATGAATTCGCTTCTGCTACAGCTGTTCAAGTCATTGGGCAAGCCTATCGTGTTGAGAGATTATCTTTCAACAGGGAATTTGAACCTGATTAGTAGGATGGTCCTGGGGAAAAGATACATTGTTGAGTCTGAGAACTCAATTGTCACGCCCGAAGAGTTCAGGCAAATGCTGGACGAGGTGTTTTTGCTGACTGGTGTGTTTAACATTGGTGATTTCATACCTTGGATCGATTTCTTGGATTTGCAGGGGTATATCAAGAGGATGAAAATCTTGAGCAAGAAATTTGATAGGTTTCTGGAGCATATTCTCGATGAACATAATGCCCAGAGGAAGGACGAAACTGATTGTGTCAGCAAGGACATGGTGGACGTCCTTCTGGGCCTTGCAGATGATCCCACTTTGGAGGTGAAGCTAGAGAGGCATGGAGTCAAGGCATTGATTCTG GACCTACTTGCTGGTGGAACCGAGACCTCAGCGACTACAGTAGAATGGGCCATTTCGGAGCTACTGAAAAACCCAGAAATATTCAACAAGGCAGCCGAAGAACTCGACCGTGTTATCGGTCAGAATCGATGGGTGAACGAGAAGGACATGCCAAATCTTCCTTACATAGAGGCTATTGTTAAAGAAACAATGCGTATGCATCCCGTGGTCCCATTGCTAGTGCCAAGATGTGCTCGCGAAGATTGCAAAGTTGCAGGGTACGATATTCAAAAAGGGACTCGAGTCATCGTCAACGTTTGGTCAATTGTGAGGGACCCTGAATTGTGGGAGAAGCCAGAGGTATTTTGCCCCGACAGATTCATGGGAAAGGACATTGACTTCAAAGGGCAAGACTGTAAGTTCTTGCCATTTGGTGCTGGAAGAAGAATGTGCCCAGGGTACAGTTTAGGCCTCAAGGTTATCCAATCTAGTTTGGCCAATCTTTTACATGGATACAGATGGAAGTTGCCAAATGACATGAAGCCTGAGGACCTGGACATGGAAGAAATATTCGGGCTTACTGCACCAAGAAAGATCCCACTTGTTGCCATTGTTGAGCCTCGGCTTCCTCGTAATCTTTATTCACTATGA